The Rattus rattus isolate New Zealand chromosome 16, Rrattus_CSIRO_v1, whole genome shotgun sequence genomic interval TCCAGCCCTGTGAGAGGAGAACCCTGCAAAGAAGGGATAATAATCTAAAGCTTCAGGGCAGGGCTGTAAACATTGTGGTTTTTCTAAGGCCCAACTTGGTACATGGCTTTGGCAGCTATGGTTAATCTCCAAGAGAAGGTGACAGGCATGTTCTGGGAGCACGGGACATATCTTTCTGCATCCTAAGACAAGGTACTGCAAGTCACTGAAAAAGCGAGGAACACACTGGGAGGAGAAGTATGCTTTCTTCTTTGGCCAGGGTTATAAGGGCAGATGCTCGGGGAAATCCCCCACCTCACTCCTTATCCCGCCTGACACACTGAGCACAGGAAGGTTCGAGGCAGTGATATCTCCCTCTGTCAGGGGCGGGTACGAGCTCTCCTGCAGTGCATCAAAAAAAAAGGTTATCAAAAGCTCTCTGGACTCCCAGTGCCAATCTTGCTACATCTTGTGGCTTCCAGTGAAGACGGCCAGGCCTTGAGAAGACCAGGTGAGAGCAGACCAAGTCCCCAAGGTACACGAACCAAGGAGACTACAGCAGCGCCCAGGCCTCTTTCCGCATCTGCGCCTCAGCGCTCTGTCCTCACCTCAGCAGCTTCTGGGACAGTCAGCAGCCCCTGTGGGGATCAGACTCCCAGAGTCACCCAAGAGGATGGACATCCTCCTTCGTGGGACTCTTGTTTCCCAGGACAACTCACCACCATGTGATTTTGAACTCATAGATGGGGCGTTTGCAGTAGTAGTGGTTGACCAGGTGCTTGTCACACACCCCGATACACTGGTGGTCCACCGTGAGGCCCTGGGCTGAGAGGTCCGTGACCAGGCAGTGCAAGAGGTCGTACACGTCAGCCACCGCCTCCCAGGGCCCAAAAGACACGTCCACTTCACAGTGGTGCTCAAAGAGCTGTCCGTCACTCTCACTCCGCTCAAAGCGGAGGGAGTTAAGGAGTGGACACTCATAGGGCGtgatgggcatctcttccttgaAGACGCAGACTTTGAGCTTGGCAAAGCGGGCCTTCCGCTGTACTGCGCGAAGCCGGGCAATCTCCACGATCCGCTCCAAATGGTCTACAGAGTTTAACACAGCAGCCGTTAATGGACGGAGGTGGgataggagaggagggagagagacgcagacagacacaggaacacaCGCCCAGTGTGGGGACGCAGAGGGAGGAGGCTGACTTCATGAAGGGACTCCATGGACTCAGTAAGAGCACACTTCACCCTCAATAAGGACCACGGCTTTCCAAAGCAAGGAAACCCCTGTAGGATGAGGGCGGCGGTACATGGGAGACATCTTTCTCAACTTGAAATGTCCCATTGTCACGGAAAGAGGGGAACATTTTCTCCTAATCTGGATAAACATTGGACCCGCCCACTCCTGGGAAAGGCCTGGGAGCCAAGGATGCCTTGTAACCCCTTTCCCCAGCTGGGAGGCAGCTGACCCCTCACCTTTGTAATAGGGCATGAGCCCCAGGAAGGCCTGGCGCACCTTCTCGCCCTTCAGTGGCTGCATGTTCTCCAGCTGCTCCAGGAGGGGCCCAATGGCGTAGTACTGGGCCTCTTTGTGCACAGCTCGCACATGCTCCCGGGGTGGCAGGTCCCCTGATCGCAGGAAGTTCAGCACATCTCTgtgcagagaagagaaagggtaaGAAAGAGCTAAGGATCAAGTGGTGGGATGGGAGGAGACGGTTATCCAAGTGGTTAGAGCACAGAATTTGGGCCATATCCCCAACTATAACTTTGGCCAGGTGAACTCTATCTTGGTGTGTTTCAGTGTCCTCCAGTACTAAgtgaaagactttaaaaaatcaCCTCATTctgttaaaagaaaattaagcccGGTGGAGTGGCatatgggggaggcagaggcagttggggttgtgagttcgaggccagcctagtctacaagtgagttccaggccaacctagtctacatagcaagattctgtctcaaacaaaacaaatcaagcaACAAAGAACATGCAAATTCAATCGGGAGGGAAATTGAATGAGCTAATACATGAAAATGCTTAGAAAACTCCTAGCACAGAGTGAGCCCTCAGAAATTCCTACCGGTTGCCTTCCTAAGTCAGAGGTGTAACGGAAGGCTAGAATTCCATCAATTTAAAGCACGCATACAGTGGTTTTTCTCAGACAaggtgtcatgtagcccaggctggtttcaaacttatTAGGTAGACAAGCCCGACCTTGAACCCCTGCTCCTCTTCCCACAGTCTCTCATGTGCTAAGGTGGCCAGCATGCACCGCCATCTCAGGCTACGTATATACTTTATAGATCTCTGTACATTTGAGGTCagtttggtctacaaagcaaattctaggacagccaaggctacagagagacccagtctcaataacagaagaagaagaagaagaagagggaggaggaggaggaggaggaggaggaggaggaggaggaggaggaggaaaagacctTTCGTAGACTCAGCACCAGTTTCCCAAGTACATGTTAGAAATGT includes:
- the Kctd7 gene encoding BTB/POZ domain-containing protein KCTD7; translated protein: MVVVNGREPDSRHSDGAMSSSEAEDDFLEPATPTATQAGHGLPLLPQEFPEVVPLNIGGAHFTTRLSTLRRYEDTMLAAMFSGRHYIPTDSEGRYFIDRDGTHFGDVLNFLRSGDLPPREHVRAVHKEAQYYAIGPLLEQLENMQPLKGEKVRQAFLGLMPYYKDHLERIVEIARLRAVQRKARFAKLKVCVFKEEMPITPYECPLLNSLRFERSESDGQLFEHHCEVDVSFGPWEAVADVYDLLHCLVTDLSAQGLTVDHQCIGVCDKHLVNHYYCKRPIYEFKITWW